The bacterium genome contains a region encoding:
- a CDS encoding putative DNA binding domain-containing protein encodes MNEQQLIELLNELVKQPHESEWVEFKLNFHSAEEIGECISALSNGACIHNQPFGYLIFGVEDKTQIIKGTTFKAKTAKKGNEDLEHWLLTRLNPRIDFAVYEFDYDANRHISIYVIPATKNQPVEFLHKAYIRVSSITRKLNEFPQKQAKIWNKDTIPFEKEIAKDNLSASDITKYLSTEAYFDLLKLPYPSNQQGVIDKFMDEGLVVKNNGYAITKLGALLFAKQLKDFESVERKSVRVIVYKVKNKVETEREQIGAKGYALGFEGLVNWINSQLPANEEIGKALRKETRMYPEIAIRELVANALIHQDLTEKGFPMVEIFTDRIEISNPGTPLVTPDRFIDAYLSRNEKLADLMRRMGFCEEKGSGLDKVIFYNELYQLPAINVVVAENRTRVTMYCYKTLNELDKKEKIRACYQHACLKYVSNEKMTNQSLRERFKIEDHNYSIASRIIRDAIDDKVIKEDDPDSKSRKYASYIPFWA; translated from the coding sequence ATGAATGAACAACAATTGATAGAATTATTAAACGAGCTTGTAAAACAGCCACACGAAAGTGAATGGGTGGAGTTCAAACTCAATTTTCATTCAGCAGAAGAAATTGGAGAGTGTATTTCAGCTTTATCGAACGGTGCTTGTATTCACAATCAGCCATTTGGTTATTTGATTTTCGGTGTAGAAGACAAAACTCAAATTATTAAAGGAACAACCTTCAAAGCTAAAACCGCCAAAAAAGGAAATGAGGATTTAGAGCATTGGTTGCTTACCCGATTAAATCCAAGAATTGATTTTGCAGTTTATGAGTTTGATTATGACGCAAACCGACACATCTCTATCTATGTAATCCCTGCTACTAAAAACCAGCCCGTTGAATTTCTGCATAAGGCATACATCCGTGTGAGCAGCATCACCAGAAAGTTGAATGAGTTTCCACAGAAACAAGCTAAAATCTGGAACAAGGATACTATACCATTTGAAAAAGAAATTGCAAAAGACAATCTGAGTGCATCGGATATCACCAAGTATCTAAGCACTGAAGCTTATTTTGACTTGTTGAAACTGCCGTATCCTTCTAATCAGCAAGGCGTAATTGATAAGTTTATGGATGAAGGTTTAGTAGTAAAGAATAATGGTTATGCAATTACCAAATTAGGGGCTTTGCTTTTTGCTAAGCAGTTAAAAGATTTTGAAAGCGTGGAACGAAAATCAGTTCGTGTTATCGTTTACAAGGTCAAAAACAAAGTTGAAACAGAGCGGGAGCAAATTGGAGCCAAAGGTTATGCTTTAGGTTTTGAAGGTTTAGTAAATTGGATAAACAGCCAATTGCCTGCAAATGAAGAAATAGGAAAAGCATTGAGAAAAGAAACCCGAATGTATCCTGAAATCGCCATCAGAGAATTAGTTGCTAATGCTCTTATCCATCAGGATTTGACCGAAAAAGGTTTTCCAATGGTTGAGATTTTTACTGACAGAATTGAAATATCTAATCCTGGAACGCCTTTGGTTACACCCGACCGATTTATTGATGCTTACTTATCACGCAATGAAAAATTAGCAGACCTTATGCGAAGAATGGGTTTTTGCGAAGAAAAAGGCAGTGGATTAGACAAGGTTATTTTTTACAATGAATTGTATCAACTGCCTGCCATCAATGTGGTAGTTGCAGAGAATAGAACTCGTGTTACAATGTATTGTTATAAAACTTTGAATGAATTAGATAAAAAAGAAAAAATCAGAGCTTGCTATCAACACGCTTGTTTGAAATATGTATCAAACGAGAAAATGACCAATCAAAGCTTAAGAGAAAGATTCAAAATTGAAGACCATAACTATTCAATTGCTTCCCGCATTATTCGAGATGCCATTGATGATAAAGTAATTAAAGAAGATGACCCAGACAGTAAATCAAGAAAATATGCCAGCTACATACCATTTTGGGCTTAA
- a CDS encoding nuclear transport factor 2 family protein, which translates to MILKKAFLLLITASLATFLQAQQLLTKDRQEVQQTVVKMFEALSKRDSVNLKAHCTADITLYEYGQVWNIDTLIHKAITRNTDPDFNRTNTFEFINTETDTHTAWVTYRLKSTITKDSKQTTIQWLESVFLENQKNQWKVKHLHSTLISRN; encoded by the coding sequence ATGATATTGAAAAAAGCATTTCTTCTACTCATTACAGCTTCTCTTGCGACATTTTTGCAGGCACAACAACTATTGACAAAAGACCGGCAAGAAGTTCAGCAAACCGTTGTAAAAATGTTTGAAGCTTTATCAAAACGAGATTCGGTAAATCTTAAAGCCCATTGCACTGCCGACATTACTTTGTATGAATACGGACAGGTTTGGAATATTGACACCTTGATCCATAAAGCCATCACCAGGAATACCGATCCCGATTTTAATCGTACCAATACTTTTGAATTCATCAACACCGAAACAGATACCCATACAGCATGGGTAACATACCGACTCAAGTCAACAATCACCAAAGACAGCAAACAAACTACCATACAATGGCTTGAATCAGTATTTTTAGAAAACCAAAAAAATCAATGGAAGGTAAAACATCTCCATTCTACTCTAATTAGTCGAAATTAA
- a CDS encoding DEAD/DEAH box helicase family protein codes for MNEAETRAELIDPKLIACGWGVVEGSKVLREYNITAGKIQTGGGRGKREIADYVLVYKGIKLAVVEAKSDELEVGEGVMQAKKYAEKLKLETTYSTNGKAIYQICMITGKEGLVTDFLSPEELWNKTYPKSSNTELVEVWREKFANVPFEDKSGSWQLRYYQEIAVQRTVEAIAQSKERILLTLATGTGKTAIAFQIAWKLFQTRWNLKRDGNRRPRILFLADRNILADQAYNSFSAFPEDALVRIKPNEIKKNGKVPTNGSIFFTIFQTFMSGTDAEGKPTPYFGEYPADYFDFIIIDECHRGGANDESNWRSILEYFSPAVQLGLTATPKRKDNVDTYKYFGEPVYIYSLKEGINDGFLTPFKVKRIKTTLDDYRYTSDDTIVEGEIEEGKLYEEKDFNRTIEIVEREAKRVNIFLDEANQNEKAIIFCANQGHAALIRDLVNQNAKSKDPFYCVRVTANDGEEGERLLREFKDNEKTIPTILTTSQKLSTGVDARNIRNIVLLRPVNSMIEFKQIVGRGTRLFDGKEFFTIYDFVDAYKHFSDPEWDGEPLEEEPCKKCGQNPCECEYVPPEHCPICGERPCICIIEPPKPCEKCGQIPCVCKKKVKIKLKNGKEREIQHMVSTSFWSADGKPISAEEFLNNLFGELPKLFKDEEELRKIWSNPITRKVLLENLESAGFPKDDLLTLQKLVDMEKSDLYDVLEYVFNGDYIAMTREARAKAAEATIFALLNDKQKEFITFVLSKYIETGVDELDQEKLPILLTNKYQSLEDAKEILGDVANISRLFIEFQEHLYKQKAA; via the coding sequence ATGAACGAAGCAGAAACAAGAGCAGAACTCATAGACCCAAAGCTAATAGCTTGCGGTTGGGGCGTTGTGGAAGGTTCTAAAGTCCTTCGTGAATACAACATAACGGCAGGTAAAATTCAAACAGGTGGTGGCAGGGGCAAAAGAGAAATTGCCGATTATGTGTTGGTTTACAAAGGCATCAAGTTGGCAGTGGTTGAAGCTAAAAGTGATGAATTGGAAGTTGGCGAAGGCGTAATGCAAGCCAAGAAATATGCGGAGAAATTAAAATTAGAAACCACATACAGCACCAACGGAAAAGCCATTTACCAAATCTGTATGATAACAGGCAAAGAAGGTTTGGTAACAGATTTTCTAAGCCCTGAGGAACTTTGGAATAAAACCTACCCAAAAAGCTCGAACACTGAGCTTGTCGAAGTGTGGCGAGAAAAGTTTGCTAATGTTCCATTTGAAGACAAAAGCGGAAGTTGGCAGTTAAGATATTATCAGGAAATAGCCGTTCAACGAACCGTTGAAGCCATTGCACAAAGCAAAGAAAGAATTTTACTCACCCTTGCCACAGGAACAGGAAAAACGGCAATCGCTTTTCAAATAGCTTGGAAACTTTTTCAAACCCGTTGGAACTTAAAACGAGACGGCAACCGAAGACCGAGAATTTTATTTTTAGCCGACAGAAACATATTAGCCGACCAAGCCTACAATTCATTTTCAGCATTTCCCGAAGATGCTTTAGTTCGGATAAAACCCAACGAGATAAAGAAAAACGGAAAAGTGCCGACCAACGGCAGTATTTTCTTTACCATTTTTCAAACCTTTATGAGTGGCACGGATGCAGAAGGAAAGCCTACACCCTACTTTGGCGAATATCCAGCCGACTATTTTGATTTTATCATCATTGACGAGTGCCACCGTGGCGGAGCAAATGACGAAAGCAATTGGCGAAGCATTTTAGAATATTTCAGTCCGGCAGTGCAATTGGGTTTAACCGCAACACCCAAGCGAAAAGACAATGTTGATACTTACAAATACTTTGGTGAACCTGTTTACATCTATTCGCTGAAAGAAGGCATCAATGACGGCTTTTTAACGCCTTTCAAAGTAAAACGCATCAAAACCACTTTGGACGATTACCGCTACACTTCGGACGACACGATTGTGGAAGGCGAAATTGAAGAAGGCAAGTTGTATGAAGAAAAAGACTTTAACCGCACCATTGAAATTGTAGAACGAGAAGCCAAACGGGTAAATATCTTTTTAGATGAAGCCAACCAAAACGAAAAGGCAATAATCTTTTGTGCCAATCAAGGACACGCAGCTTTGATTAGAGATTTGGTAAACCAAAACGCAAAAAGTAAAGACCCGTTTTATTGTGTTCGTGTTACTGCCAATGATGGAGAAGAAGGTGAAAGACTGTTGCGTGAATTTAAGGACAACGAAAAAACAATCCCAACTATTCTGACTACTTCGCAAAAACTTTCTACGGGAGTTGATGCAAGGAACATTCGGAATATCGTTTTGCTTCGTCCTGTCAACTCAATGATTGAGTTTAAACAAATCGTTGGGCGTGGCACACGTTTGTTTGACGGCAAAGAGTTTTTTACCATTTACGACTTTGTTGATGCCTACAAACACTTTTCAGACCCCGAATGGGACGGAGAGCCTTTGGAAGAAGAACCGTGCAAAAAGTGCGGACAAAATCCGTGTGAGTGCGAATACGTTCCACCAGAACATTGCCCCATTTGCGGAGAAAGACCTTGTATTTGCATAATAGAACCACCAAAACCTTGTGAAAAATGTGGTCAGATACCATGTGTTTGCAAGAAAAAAGTAAAAATCAAACTGAAAAACGGCAAAGAGCGAGAAATCCAACATATGGTTTCCACTTCGTTTTGGAGTGCAGACGGCAAACCCATTTCAGCAGAAGAATTTTTGAATAATTTGTTTGGTGAATTGCCTAAGCTTTTCAAAGACGAAGAAGAATTGCGAAAAATTTGGAGCAATCCAATTACCCGAAAAGTTTTGTTGGAGAATTTGGAATCAGCAGGTTTCCCGAAAGACGATTTACTGACTTTACAAAAGTTGGTAGATATGGAAAAAAGCGACTTGTATGATGTGTTGGAATACGTTTTTAATGGCGACTATATCGCAATGACAAGAGAAGCAAGAGCCAAAGCAGCAGAAGCGACAATTTTTGCCTTACTCAACGACAAACAAAAAGAGTTTATCACGTTCGTTTTGAGTAAATACATTGAAACAGGCGTGGACGAACTCGACCAAGAAAAATTACCAATCTTGCTGACTAACAAGTATCAATCATTGGAAGACGCAAAAGAAATTTTGGGAGACGTGGCAAACATCAGCAGACTGTTTATAGAATTTCAAGAACATCTTTACAAACAGAAAGCAGCGTAA